The stretch of DNA GAGAGCCTTGAGTGCACAAGGAGGGCTGGGCTGCCGAGAGGCAAGGCTGTCCATCCTGTGGTTGAGGTCCTTGTTGCAACACAGTGCCTGGTCCCCTGCGTATCAGAGGCAAGGAGCAAACATACCCAGCTGAGACCGAGGAGAGAGGCGGCCGCCTTCTCAGCTCTGCTGTGTCCCGCTGGGCCAAGTAGCTTCTCAGTCTTGGTCCTCAcagggtggggagcaggaagggctGGGAGTATGTACATCATcacctggcccagggcctgctccCAGAGGCCCCCCTCATGAGGCCtcccctggggttggggggggcctCAGGCCTATGGGGCAAGTGGTAAGCCAGTAACCTGTCTTCACTGTCTTCTTTGCTCTTCCAGGTTTCTACCCTCCTCcaggcccccacccacccatggGCTACTATCCACCAGGGCCCTACCCACCGGGGCCGTACCCTGGCCCTGGGGGCCATACTGCCACAGTCCTGGTTCCTTCGGGGGCTGCCACCACAGTGACAGTACTACAAGGAGAGATCTTTGAGGGCGCCCCTGTACAGACGGTGTGTCCCCACTGCCAGCAGGCCATCACCACCAAGATCTCCTATGAGATCGGGCTGATGAATTTTGTGCTGGGCTTCTTCTGCTGCTTCATGGGGTAGGTGGTACGGGTGCTTGGGGTGGGGCCGTGCCCACCTGCCACTGAGCTGGGGTAGGCCTATGTGCCCCCAGTGCCCTCTCAGCCAATCTCTCTGTCTCCGATTCAGGTGTGACCTGGGCTGCTGCTTGATCCCTTGTCTCATCAACGACTTCAAGGATGTGACGCACACATGCCCCAGCTGCAAAGCCTACATCTACACGTACAAGCGCCTGTGCTAACGGAGCCAGGACTGGAC from Vulpes vulpes isolate BD-2025 chromosome 3, VulVul3, whole genome shotgun sequence encodes:
- the CDIP1 gene encoding cell death-inducing p53-target protein 1; this encodes MSNEPPPPYPGGPTAPLLEEKSGAPPTPGRTSPAVMQPPPGMSVPPTDIGPPPYEPPGHPMPQPGFIPPHVNADGTYMSPGFYPPPGPHPPMGYYPPGPYPPGPYPGPGGHTATVLVPSGAATTVTVLQGEIFEGAPVQTVCPHCQQAITTKISYEIGLMNFVLGFFCCFMGCDLGCCLIPCLINDFKDVTHTCPSCKAYIYTYKRLC